A genomic window from Lotus japonicus ecotype B-129 chromosome 1, LjGifu_v1.2 includes:
- the LOC130728629 gene encoding receptor-like protein kinase ANXUR2 yields MFLKCFGLKKKKHTPCETERPYPTVIEELCHHFSLADLKKATNNFDENNVIGDRGNGKVYKGFLQLDHVATTVVAVKQMDNSSFWGLKEFKNEIELLCQLRHPNLITLIGFCLHKDEKIIVFEYMSNGSLADRLLNSRDARKPLSWKKRIEICIGAARGLHYLHSGAKRNIFHRDIKPANILLDENMVPKLYDLKLSLQGSLFTEKSKPIEDSFVGTFGYAAPEYLATGIITYKCDVYSFGVVLLEVVCAKRIGMQKIEMSNIGSESSDDDITWRSYIMLKLRAKDIDPALIGIIAPECFTVYIDIIDMCLKEDPNERPTMGEVELQLEHALALQHEADNANDTSSIIQPQQEDVPISH; encoded by the exons ATGTTTCTCAAGTGTTTCggtttgaagaagaagaaacatacTCCGTGTGAGACTGAGAGACCGTACCCAACAGTCATAGAAGAGTTGTGCCATCACTTTTCTCTTGCTGATCTTAAGAAAGCAACCAATAACTTCGATGAAAATAATGTAATTGGAGACCGAGGTAATGGTAAAGTATACAAAGGTTTTCTTCAACTTGATCATGTTGCTACTACAGTAGTAGCGGTGAAGCAAATGGATAATTCTTCTTTTTGGGGACTGAAGGAGTTCAAGAATGAAATTGAGTTACTCTGCCAGCTTCGTCACCCTAATTTGATCACTCTTATCGGGTTCTGCCTTCACAAAGACGAGAAGATTATTGTTTTTGAGTACATGTCCAATGGTTCCCTCGCTGATCGCCTACTGAATAGTAGGGATGCAAGGAAACCGCTCTCATGGAAGAAGAGAATTGAGATTTGCATAGGAGCAGCACGTGGGTTGCACTACCTTCACTCGGGAGCCAAACGCAACATTTTTCACCGTGACATCAAACCTGCTAACATTCTCTTGGATGAAAATATGGTACCCAAACTCTATGATTTAAAGCTTTCCTTACAGGGATCATTGTTCACGGAAAAGTCAAAACCCATTGAAGACTCATTTGTTG GTACATTCGGTTATGCAGCCCCTGAGTATCTCGCGACTGGTATCATTACATATAAATGTGACGTTTATTCATTTGGTGTTGTTCTATTAGAAGTGGTATGTGCAAAGCGAATTGGTATGCAAAAAATAGAAATGTCTAATATTGGTTCAGAATCTTCAGATGATGATATTACTTGGCGTTCTTACATTATGTTAAAGCTCCGAGCTAAGGATATTGATCCGGCTCTAATAGGAATAATTGCACCAGAGTGTTTTACTGTTTACATAGATATCATAGACATGTGCTTGAAAGAAGATCCAAATGAACGACCAACAATGGGTGAAGTGGAGTTGCAACTTGAGCATGCTCTCGCTTTGCAACACGAAGCAGACAATGCCAATGATACCAGCAGCATTATCCAACCTCAACAAGAAGATGTTCCAATTTCACATTGA